A genomic segment from Longimicrobium sp. encodes:
- a CDS encoding sugar ABC transporter permease — translation MTDLTTGTAEVGGRAQAGLAAAARTPRRRFRAPSEDNRAAYAFLAPALVLIGVFFFLPVLAALLLSFTDYDIYAIGDPSNARFVGARNYRQLLQTPLFWQALKNTFYFALVGGPLSIAVSLGAALLLNARLVRFKAFFRTVYFIPFVTTLVAVAIVWRYLYHTRYGLLNYGLGLFGVDPVDWLGDPRWAMPAIILMTVWKSFGYNMLIFIAGLQAIPEELYEAAKIDGAGALQRFRHVTLPQLGPTLVFVTVITMIGFFQLFVEPYVMTNGGPLRATTSVVLLMYEEGFRWWRLGFAASVAFVLFAVILAATLVQLRFQRREAR, via the coding sequence ATGACCGACCTCACCACCGGCACGGCGGAGGTCGGCGGGCGCGCGCAGGCGGGGCTCGCGGCCGCCGCGCGCACCCCGCGGCGGCGCTTCCGCGCGCCGTCGGAGGACAACCGGGCGGCGTACGCGTTCCTGGCGCCCGCGCTGGTGCTGATCGGGGTCTTCTTCTTCCTCCCGGTGCTGGCGGCGCTCCTCCTTTCCTTCACCGACTACGACATCTACGCCATCGGCGACCCGTCGAACGCGCGCTTCGTGGGCGCGCGCAACTACCGGCAGCTCCTCCAGACGCCGCTCTTCTGGCAGGCGCTGAAGAACACCTTCTACTTCGCGCTGGTGGGCGGGCCGCTCTCCATCGCCGTCTCGCTCGGGGCGGCGCTCCTGCTCAACGCCAGGCTGGTGCGCTTCAAGGCCTTCTTCCGCACCGTCTACTTCATCCCCTTCGTCACCACGCTGGTGGCCGTCGCCATCGTCTGGCGCTACCTGTACCACACGCGCTACGGGCTGCTGAACTACGGGCTCGGGCTGTTCGGCGTCGATCCGGTGGACTGGCTGGGCGACCCGCGCTGGGCCATGCCGGCCATCATCCTGATGACGGTGTGGAAGAGCTTCGGCTACAACATGCTCATCTTCATCGCCGGGCTGCAGGCGATCCCCGAGGAGCTGTACGAGGCGGCGAAGATCGACGGCGCGGGCGCCCTGCAGCGCTTCCGCCACGTGACGCTGCCGCAGCTGGGGCCCACGCTGGTCTTCGTCACCGTCATCACCATGATCGGCTTCTTCCAGCTCTTCGTGGAGCCGTACGTGATGACCAACGGCGGGCCGCTGCGGGCGACGACGAGCGTGGTGCTGCTGATGTACGAGGAGGGCTTCCGCTGGTGGCGGCTGGGCTTCGCGGCGTCGGTGGCCTTCGTCCTCTTCGCCGTGATCCTGGCGGCCACGCTCGTCCAGCTCCGCTTCCAGCGCCGGGAGGCCCGGTGA